The nucleotide sequence GGGTCAAGCCGGGTGCTACTGTCATCGACGTCGGCATCAACCGGGTGCCGGGTGTCGAGCCGGGCAAGAGCCGGCTGGTCGGCGACGTCGCCTTCGCCGAGGCCGAGCAGGTGGCGGGCGCGATCACGCCGGTGCCGGGCGGGGTCGGGCCGATGACCATCGCCATGCTGCTTCGCAACACCCTGGTCGCCGCGCATCGCCGCGCCGGCCTTGCCGCTCCGGAGGGACTGTGATCCTCGCCCTGCTTCTTGCCGCTGCGACGCCGGCCACTGCCGTTGATGCCGAAAGGGCTTTCGCCGAAGATGCCCGCAAACTCGGCCAATGGACTGCTTTCCGCAAATGGGCGGTGTCCGATGCGGTGATGTGGACCCCTCAGGCGGTGTGGGCGCAGGACTTCTTCAAGGATCGCAAGGATCCCGCGACCGCGGTGCGCTGGTGGCCCTCGCACAGCTGGCAGTCGTGCGACCGCCGCACTGCCGTCAATGTCGGCCCGTGGCAGCTGCCAGGCGCGACCGGCCGCTTCATCACCTTGTGGATGCGCCAGCCGGGCGGCGAGTGGCGCTGGTCGGCAGACGGGCAGCTTGCGCCGGCCAAGTCATTCGCGGTGCCGAAGCAGCCGGCGGTGCGAATCGCTTCCTGTGCCAATCCGCGCCTGCGCGCCTCGCGGGTCGCCGCCGCCTACGGCAATCCGGTCAATCGCACGGCATCGCCGGGTGACAGCGGCTACGGCCGCTCCGCCGACGGCACCCTCCTGTTCAACTGGACCGTGGCGGCAGACGGCATTCGCCGGACCCGCGTCCAGTTGTGGACCGGCCGCCGGTTCGCCCTCGTGCACGACGAGGTGACGCGGCCGTGATCGAGCTGTTCACCTCGGCCTTCATCACGCTTGCCGTCATCATCGATCCGCCGGGCTGCGCACCGATCTTCGCCGGCCTGACCAAGGGCGCCGACGCCGCGCATCGCCGGGCGATGGCGATCCGCTCGGCGCTGGTCGCCTGGTGCATCCTGACCTTCTTCGCCCTGCTCGGAGAGCCGCTGCTGCGGACGCTCGGAATCAGCCTGTCTGCCTTCCGCCTTGCGGGCGGCATCATGCTGTTCATGATCGCGCTCGACATGGTGTTCGAGAAGCGTACGGAACGGCGGGAGGAACGGGCGAGGGAGATCGAGGGCACCCCGGAAGCCGACGATATCTCGGTCTTCCCCATGGCCATTCCGATGATCGCCGGGCCGGGATCGATCGCGTCGATCATGCTGCTCTCGGCACGCGCCGACGGAACGCTGTCCCAGCTGATCGTGCTTGGCGCCATGTCGGCGGTGATCCTGCTCACGCTATTCGCCCTCCTGCTCGCCGGGCCGCTGATGCGGCTGATCGGGGCGAAGCTGGAGGCGATGATCACGCGGATCCTAGGGGTCATCCTCGCGGCGCTGGCGGTCCAGTTCGTGCTCGACGGGCTGGAGCGCAGCCTGCCCGGCCTTGCCGGCTAGTTACTCCACCACCCGCCACATCTTGAGCGGGCTGTCCTTGCCGAGGTCGATCGGCTGGAGCCAGGGGAAGGTCGCGCCGCGCTCGAGCTGGGCGTAGAAGCCCTTGGGCGAACGGGCGCGGAAGATGGTCGCCTGGTTCATGTGCGGGCAGATCAGCAGATAGTCGGAGCGATGCTTGGCGATCAGCGTGCGCGCCTGCTCGGGAGAGCCGTGAAAGGCGTTCATGCTGTCGGCGATGGCCTGGCCGTTGCGGTGATAGGGGCCGCCGAGCGCATCGTGCTTGGTGACCGCGATCAGTCGAGGGCCGAGGTCGATGAAGGTGAAGACACTGCCCTTGGGTTGCTTCGCGACAGGCCGCATCGCCCACAGGGTCGGGCACAGGCGGTTGGCGCGGTTGTTGAGCTTCTGCGCTTCGGTCTGCTTCTTCTGCGCTTCGGGAAAGAAGGAGATGGCGAGCGGTGCCGCGCCACCGCTTGCCGCGAGGACAAGGGCGCTGGAGCCGAGCACCACGACCAGGCTGTTCTTCGCATTCCACAGGCGCGGCAGGAGGGTGGCGGTGAGCGCGGCGCAGCCAACGACGCCCAGCAACTGGCTGGCCGGTCCGGCGCGGGTCTGCCAGAAGAGCAGGGCGAAGGCGGTGGCGGCGATCACCGCGACCGACAGGATGCGGCGCAGGCGCTCGCCATCACCGCGGTTGAGCCAGGCGAGCCAGATCCAGCCGATGAGTCCGACGGCCGGGAGCGAGGCGATCGTCACACCGGTGCGCCAGGCATGTTCGTAGATGGGCTTCGCCTCGCGCACGTTGCTGAGCCACAGACGCTCGACTTCGGGCGAAACGCCTTCGAGGCGCGACAGGCATTGCGGCCAGGCGAAGGTGTGAAAGGCGGCGACGACCAGTCCGGCGGCGGCGGCCAGGGCGAGGCGTGTGGTCCACCGTTCCGGGCTCTTCCAGGCGAGCAGGGTGAGCAATGCGCCGCCGACCAGTGCGTCCGACAGCCAGACGGGCGACAGGGCATCGCAGACGGGGGCGCGATTGGCGTAGCTGGCAAAGAGGAGATAGCCGGCCGCACAGCCGCCGGCGATGCTGACGGCATAAGCCAGCAGCCGTTCCCGCTCTCTACCGTCGGTGACCCACATCAGCACCTGCGCGGCTCCGGCGAGGGCGAGATAGATGAGCATCTCGAGCCCGATCGACAGGCTGACGGCACTGGCGATCCCGGTCGTCAGGCCACCGCGGCGACGGTCGGGATCGGCGAGGCCGGCGATCACCAGGCTCAGCATTGCCAGCTGCCAGCCATGATGATCGATGCGGGTCGGCATGAACATGCCGTTGGTCGAGCCGGCGAAGTAGAGGGCGACGAAGGCGGCGACGAAGGCGGACGGGCTGATCAGGCGGCGCGCAGTCAGCGCGATGCCGGTCAGCAGCACGACGTAGGGCAGCATCGGCGCCACGGCGACGGCCATTCGCTCGGCGTCGGCGCCGCTCATGAAGGACCGTCCGAGCAGGATCAGGCCGGCGATCGGCAGATCGACGATGCGGCTCCAGTGGATGTTGGCGCCGCCGAAGGCCGGATCGAAACGATATTGCCTGAGGTCGAACCAATCCTGGCCTCCGAGCCAGGCCCTGACCTGCGCCAGCCGGAGATTGTCGTCGGTGTCGCCGAGCGCGAAGCCCTGGATCCCGGACCAGCGCTGCCAGGTGAAGACGGCGCAGGCGACCAGCCACATGGCCACCACCACCAGGCGCCAGTGCCGTTCCATCCAACCCAGCAAACGCTCCGGCACCGGCGATCCTCGTCCAAACCTCTCGTTGCCGCTCTAGGCGCTCGTCGCTAGAGGGCAAGGGGATGGCTTCCGCCCCTTCCCCCGTCGCCTCCCGCCGCGAACTGCTCGGCCAGCTGATCCGCTTCGGGCTGGTCGGCCTCGGATCGACCCTGCTCTACGCCGCGGTCTACTGGCCGCTCGCCACTTTTGTCATGTGGCCGGTGCTGGCGGTGGTGATCGCCTTTGCGGTGGCGGTCACGGTCGGTTTCTTCCTCCACAGCCGGTGGAGCTTCAGGGGCCACGAAAAGGACGAGGATGCGAAGACCAAGGCGCAGTTCCTCGCCGTCCAGACCGCCGGCATGCTGATGAATGCCGCTTTCACCTGGATTGCGGTGGACCTCATGCAGGGGCCGACCTGGTGGCCGCTGGTGCCGGCGGTGCTGATCACGCCCTTCCTGACGTTCGCGCTCAATCGCTGGTGGGTGTTCCGCTGATGGAACGGCAAGTCTACGACCGCATGGCCGAACTGGACCAGCGCCACTGGTGGTACCGGGCGCGGCGCATGGTACTGGCCTCGCTGATTGCGCGAGTGGTCAAGCCGCCGCGCAACGCCCGCATCCTCGAGGTCGGCTGCGGTACCGGGCACAATCTCGCCATGCTTGACCAATTCGGGTCGGTCGAGGCGATCGAGGTGGATCCCGCGGCGCGCGCGTTCGCCGAGGAGCGGCTCGGCCGGCCGGTCGGCTCGGCGCCCCTGCCCGAGCTTTCCGGGGTTCCGGACAGGACGTTCGACATGATCGGATCGTTCGACGTCATCGAGCATATCGAGGATGATCGTGCGGCGCTGGCGGGCATCGCGCGCTGCCTCAAGCCCGGTGGCAAGTTCGTGATGACGGTGCCGGCCCACCAGTGGATGTGGTCCGCGCACGACGTGGTGAACCATCACCACCGGCGCTATTCCAAGGCCGGGCTGACCGCCCTGTTCGCCGGTTCACCGCTCCGGCTGGAAGGCGTCGGCTATCTCAACAGCCTGCTGTTCCCCGTAGCCGTCGCAGCGCGGGCGGCGGGAAGGCTGACCGGCAAGGACGATGGTGACGACACGCTTCCGCCGGCGCCGCTCAACGCCGCGCTGGAGAAGGTGTTCGCTCAGGAAGCGCGGCTGATCGGCAGGGTGCCGCTGCCGCCCGGACTGTCGCTC is from Sphingomonas sp. LHG3406-1 and encodes:
- a CDS encoding MarC family protein, encoding MIELFTSAFITLAVIIDPPGCAPIFAGLTKGADAAHRRAMAIRSALVAWCILTFFALLGEPLLRTLGISLSAFRLAGGIMLFMIALDMVFEKRTERREERAREIEGTPEADDISVFPMAIPMIAGPGSIASIMLLSARADGTLSQLIVLGAMSAVILLTLFALLLAGPLMRLIGAKLEAMITRILGVILAALAVQFVLDGLERSLPGLAG
- a CDS encoding class I SAM-dependent methyltransferase produces the protein MERQVYDRMAELDQRHWWYRARRMVLASLIARVVKPPRNARILEVGCGTGHNLAMLDQFGSVEAIEVDPAARAFAEERLGRPVGSAPLPELSGVPDRTFDMIGSFDVIEHIEDDRAALAGIARCLKPGGKFVMTVPAHQWMWSAHDVVNHHHRRYSKAGLTALFAGSPLRLEGVGYLNSLLFPVAVAARAAGRLTGKDDGDDTLPPAPLNAALEKVFAQEARLIGRVPLPPGLSLWAVASSGT
- a CDS encoding GtrA family protein, whose translation is MASAPSPVASRRELLGQLIRFGLVGLGSTLLYAAVYWPLATFVMWPVLAVVIAFAVAVTVGFFLHSRWSFRGHEKDEDAKTKAQFLAVQTAGMLMNAAFTWIAVDLMQGPTWWPLVPAVLITPFLTFALNRWWVFR
- a CDS encoding AcrB/AcrD/AcrF family protein, translated to MERHWRLVVVAMWLVACAVFTWQRWSGIQGFALGDTDDNLRLAQVRAWLGGQDWFDLRQYRFDPAFGGANIHWSRIVDLPIAGLILLGRSFMSGADAERMAVAVAPMLPYVVLLTGIALTARRLISPSAFVAAFVALYFAGSTNGMFMPTRIDHHGWQLAMLSLVIAGLADPDRRRGGLTTGIASAVSLSIGLEMLIYLALAGAAQVLMWVTDGRERERLLAYAVSIAGGCAAGYLLFASYANRAPVCDALSPVWLSDALVGGALLTLLAWKSPERWTTRLALAAAAGLVVAAFHTFAWPQCLSRLEGVSPEVERLWLSNVREAKPIYEHAWRTGVTIASLPAVGLIGWIWLAWLNRGDGERLRRILSVAVIAATAFALLFWQTRAGPASQLLGVVGCAALTATLLPRLWNAKNSLVVVLGSSALVLAASGGAAPLAISFFPEAQKKQTEAQKLNNRANRLCPTLWAMRPVAKQPKGSVFTFIDLGPRLIAVTKHDALGGPYHRNGQAIADSMNAFHGSPEQARTLIAKHRSDYLLICPHMNQATIFRARSPKGFYAQLERGATFPWLQPIDLGKDSPLKMWRVVE